A DNA window from Streptomyces asoensis contains the following coding sequences:
- a CDS encoding MFS transporter, giving the protein MAEPGGTAGAPPAAGQGRVLAALALAQFICSFAGSNMNVMINDISEDLDTTVQGVQVAITVFLLVMAALMIPGGKLTDRYGRKRCFLTGLVVYAVGALLSAAAPGLGVLILGNSILEGVGTALLIPPVYILTTLLYRDVTSRARAFGVIMALGGIGAAAGPLIGGLITEAISWRAAFVFQALVIAVIVVLSLRLDDPLPPDPTRPFDTGGAVLSAVGLVLVVMGILAADDSLWLMIGLIVLGALVLLWFFRRVGARERSGQEPLLSLTLFRNRTSDLGLVTQNVQWLLLMGSSFTVAAYLQVVRHYNAVQTGVIFTAATAGLLVTSLSAERLALRHAQRTLIMAGFTLTIAGIAVLVALAAAYTTAWAYVPGLLLVGLGLGVMLTPSVNVVQSSFPEERQGEISGLSRSVSNLGSSFGTAIAGTILVSGLTRGAYAAAMITLGAIGLVGLAAGARLPRARTPTAPRPAAPSHR; this is encoded by the coding sequence ATGGCTGAACCCGGCGGCACGGCCGGGGCGCCCCCGGCCGCCGGCCAGGGCCGCGTCCTGGCCGCGCTCGCCCTCGCGCAGTTCATCTGCAGCTTCGCCGGCTCCAACATGAACGTGATGATCAACGACATCAGCGAGGACCTGGACACCACCGTGCAAGGCGTTCAGGTCGCCATCACCGTCTTCCTGCTGGTCATGGCGGCGCTGATGATCCCCGGCGGCAAACTGACCGACCGCTACGGCCGCAAACGCTGTTTCCTGACCGGCCTGGTCGTCTACGCCGTCGGAGCCCTGCTCAGCGCCGCCGCCCCTGGGCTCGGCGTGCTGATCCTCGGCAACTCGATCCTCGAAGGCGTCGGCACCGCCCTGCTCATCCCGCCCGTCTACATCCTCACCACGCTCCTCTACCGGGACGTGACGTCCAGAGCCCGGGCCTTCGGCGTCATCATGGCGCTCGGCGGCATCGGTGCCGCGGCCGGACCCCTGATCGGCGGCCTGATCACCGAAGCGATCAGCTGGCGGGCCGCGTTCGTCTTCCAGGCTCTGGTCATCGCGGTGATCGTGGTGCTCAGCCTGCGCCTCGACGATCCGCTGCCGCCCGACCCGACCCGGCCCTTCGACACGGGCGGGGCGGTCCTGTCGGCCGTCGGCCTCGTCCTGGTCGTGATGGGCATCCTGGCCGCCGACGACAGCCTGTGGCTGATGATCGGCCTGATCGTCCTCGGCGCGCTGGTGCTGCTGTGGTTCTTCCGCCGGGTCGGCGCCAGGGAACGCTCCGGGCAGGAACCGCTCCTGTCCCTGACCCTGTTCCGCAACCGCACGTCCGACCTCGGCCTCGTCACCCAGAACGTGCAGTGGCTGCTGCTCATGGGCTCCTCGTTCACGGTCGCGGCCTACCTCCAGGTCGTGCGCCACTACAACGCCGTCCAGACCGGGGTCATCTTCACCGCGGCCACCGCGGGACTGCTCGTCACCTCGCTGTCCGCCGAACGCCTGGCCCTGCGCCACGCCCAACGGACCCTGATCATGGCCGGATTCACCCTCACCATCGCCGGCATCGCCGTACTGGTCGCCCTGGCCGCCGCGTACACCACCGCCTGGGCCTACGTCCCCGGCCTGCTCCTCGTCGGTCTGGGCCTCGGCGTGATGCTGACCCCGTCCGTCAACGTCGTCCAGTCCAGCTTCCCCGAGGAACGGCAGGGCGAGATCTCCGGGCTCTCGCGCAGCGTCTCCAACCTCGGCTCCTCCTTCGGGACCGCCATCGCCGGCACCATCCTCGTCTCCGGCCTGACCCGGGGCGCCTACGCCGCCGCGATGATCACCCTCGGAGCCATCGGCCTCGTCGGCCTCGCCGCCGGCGCGCGCCTCCCGCGCGCCAGGACCCCCACCGCCCCCCGCCCGGCGGCACCGTCCCACCGATGA
- a CDS encoding SulP family inorganic anion transporter, with product MSQHWNRHLAQGRRLVPGLVALLGYRRAWLTGDLLAGLTVAAYLVPQVMAYGEVAGLPAVAGLWAILPALGMYAVFGSSRLLSVGPESTTALMTATVVAPLAAGDPGTYAPLAAALAVTVGLLCLAARVVRLGFFADLLSRPVLIGYLAGVALIMMVDQLPKLTGVDTSGAEFFVQLWSFLTHLSEAHAATVVFSAAVLLFLFVTARYARAVPGPLLAVVLGTAAVVVFDLDGRYGLAVIGEVPSGLPGLAVPDLGELPHLVLPALGVLLVAYTDFILTARAFTDPRDEGPALDADQEFLALGAANLGAGFLHGFPVSSSASRTALAASGGARSQAYSLVAGAVVLAVLLFLSPLLTRTPSAVLGALVVYAAVRMIDLAGFRRLASFRGRELLLALGCLAGVLALDILYGVIVAVGLSVAELLTRVARPHDAVEGLVPGLAGMHDVDDYPQATTIPGLLVYRYDSPLFFANAEDFRRRALAAVDEQSDPVRWFVLNTEANVEVDITALDAVDELRRELGDRGVVFALARVKQDLLDDLRAYGLAEAVGQDRMFPTLPTAVTAYRAWLETR from the coding sequence ATGTCCCAGCACTGGAACAGACACCTCGCGCAGGGGCGCCGGCTGGTGCCCGGTCTCGTCGCGCTCCTCGGGTACCGGCGCGCGTGGCTCACCGGTGACCTGCTCGCGGGGCTCACCGTGGCCGCCTATCTGGTGCCGCAGGTCATGGCGTACGGCGAGGTGGCGGGGCTGCCGGCGGTGGCCGGGCTGTGGGCGATCCTGCCCGCGCTCGGGATGTACGCCGTGTTCGGGTCGTCCCGGCTGCTGTCGGTGGGCCCGGAGTCCACCACCGCGCTCATGACCGCCACCGTCGTCGCGCCGCTCGCCGCGGGCGATCCGGGGACCTACGCGCCCCTGGCCGCCGCCCTGGCGGTGACGGTCGGCCTGCTGTGCCTGGCCGCCCGGGTGGTACGGCTCGGCTTCTTCGCGGACCTGCTGTCCCGTCCCGTGCTGATCGGCTACCTCGCGGGCGTGGCGCTGATCATGATGGTGGACCAGCTGCCCAAGCTCACCGGGGTGGACACGAGCGGCGCGGAGTTCTTCGTCCAGCTGTGGTCGTTCCTCACGCACCTGTCCGAGGCGCACGCGGCGACGGTGGTGTTCTCCGCGGCCGTCCTGCTGTTCCTCTTCGTGACGGCCCGCTACGCCCGCGCCGTGCCGGGTCCGCTGCTCGCCGTCGTCCTCGGCACGGCGGCCGTCGTGGTGTTCGACCTCGACGGCAGGTACGGCCTGGCCGTGATCGGCGAGGTCCCGTCCGGACTGCCGGGACTCGCCGTCCCCGACCTGGGCGAGCTGCCCCACCTCGTGCTGCCCGCGCTCGGTGTGCTCCTGGTCGCCTACACCGACTTCATCCTGACGGCGCGGGCGTTCACCGATCCCCGGGACGAAGGTCCCGCGCTCGACGCCGACCAGGAGTTCCTCGCCCTGGGCGCGGCCAACCTGGGCGCCGGGTTCCTGCACGGCTTCCCGGTGAGCAGCAGTGCCAGCCGCACCGCCCTCGCCGCGTCCGGGGGCGCCCGCAGCCAGGCGTACTCGCTGGTCGCCGGGGCGGTGGTGCTCGCCGTGCTGCTCTTCCTCAGCCCGTTGCTGACGCGGACCCCGTCCGCCGTGCTGGGCGCCCTCGTGGTCTACGCGGCCGTCCGCATGATCGACCTCGCGGGCTTCCGGCGGCTGGCGTCCTTCCGCGGGCGGGAGCTGCTGCTGGCCCTCGGCTGCCTGGCCGGGGTCCTCGCCCTGGACATCCTGTACGGCGTGATCGTGGCCGTCGGCCTGTCGGTGGCCGAGCTGCTGACCCGGGTGGCGCGGCCGCACGACGCCGTCGAGGGGCTGGTGCCCGGGCTCGCCGGCATGCACGACGTGGACGACTACCCGCAGGCGACGACGATCCCCGGGCTGCTGGTCTACCGCTACGACTCGCCGCTGTTCTTCGCCAACGCCGAGGACTTCCGGCGGCGCGCCCTGGCCGCGGTAGACGAGCAGTCCGACCCTGTGCGCTGGTTCGTCCTGAACACGGAGGCCAATGTCGAGGTCGACATCACCGCGCTGGACGCGGTCGACGAGCTGCGCCGCGAACTGGGCGACCGGGGCGTCGTGTTCGCGCTCGCCCGGGTCAAGCAGGACCTCCTGGACGACCTCCGGGCGTACGGCCTCGCGGAAGCCGTGGGCCAGGACCGCATGTTCCCGACCCTGCCGACCGCCGTCACCGCGTACCGCGCCTGGCTGGAGACCCGTTAG
- a CDS encoding glycoside hydrolase family 15 protein — MDRYPPIADHGMVGDLQTAALVSSAGTVDWWCTPRFDSPSLFASLLDSERGGHCRLAADLGADDGMAVRQLYLSDTAILVTRFMAPGGVGEVADFMVPLDGSAATDRHSLVRVARVVRGSLPFTFACRPRFDYGRAPHTLSRSDERAVALRGPGTDLHVRSTEGVALRADGDDVTARFTLSAGQAVAFVLTSASAGGAAPGAPTLDEVADRLERCRGFWHHWLRSCTYRGRWQDMVNRSAITLKLLTYAPAGAPIAAATMGLPEQIGGERNWDYRYTWIRDASLSVRTLIDLGFHEEAHAFRRWLRDRIEAGGAPSGDPLQIMYRVDGDPFLTEETLDHLEGYQGSRPVRAGNAAADQLQLDIYGEASDALIVHGDVGAIRGWKTLAGVLDWLADHWDRPDEGIWETRGGRQDFTYSRLMTWVAFDRGVHAATGFSRPADLRRWSEARDAVFHQIVERGWHDKRQAFVQHYDTDVLDASLLLMPRVGFISPTDPDWLSTLDAMDDELVSDSLVYRYDPAASPDGLRGSEGTFNLCSFLYVEALARSGRLSQARYAFDKMLTYANHVGLFAEEIGPSGEQLGNFPQAFTHLALVNAAMALDESLDRTGTRGTGDHRHPAAHGLTPPDRGDGGDSDG; from the coding sequence CGTCCGCGGGGACCGTCGACTGGTGGTGCACGCCGCGCTTCGACTCGCCCAGCCTGTTCGCGTCGCTGCTGGACTCCGAGCGCGGAGGACACTGCCGCCTGGCGGCCGACCTCGGCGCCGACGACGGCATGGCGGTGCGGCAGCTGTACCTGTCCGACACGGCCATCCTGGTCACCCGCTTCATGGCGCCGGGCGGCGTGGGCGAGGTGGCCGACTTCATGGTCCCGCTCGACGGGTCCGCCGCGACGGACCGGCACAGCCTGGTCAGGGTCGCGCGGGTCGTCCGCGGCAGCCTGCCGTTCACCTTCGCCTGCCGGCCGCGGTTCGACTACGGGCGTGCGCCGCACACCCTCTCCCGTTCCGACGAACGCGCCGTGGCGCTGCGGGGCCCCGGGACCGACCTGCACGTGCGGTCCACCGAGGGGGTCGCGCTGCGGGCCGACGGCGACGACGTCACCGCCCGCTTCACGCTCTCCGCGGGCCAGGCCGTGGCCTTCGTACTGACCAGCGCATCCGCCGGCGGAGCCGCCCCCGGCGCCCCGACCCTGGACGAGGTCGCCGACCGGCTGGAGCGGTGCCGGGGCTTCTGGCACCACTGGCTGCGCTCGTGCACCTACCGGGGGCGCTGGCAGGACATGGTGAACCGCTCCGCGATCACCCTCAAACTGCTCACCTACGCCCCCGCCGGCGCGCCCATCGCCGCGGCCACCATGGGCCTGCCGGAACAGATCGGCGGTGAGCGCAACTGGGACTACCGCTACACCTGGATCCGGGACGCGTCACTGTCCGTGCGCACCCTGATCGACCTAGGCTTCCACGAGGAGGCGCACGCCTTCCGCCGCTGGCTGCGCGACCGCATCGAGGCGGGCGGGGCGCCCTCGGGCGATCCCCTCCAGATCATGTACCGGGTCGACGGCGACCCCTTCCTGACCGAGGAGACCCTCGACCACCTCGAGGGCTACCAGGGCTCGCGGCCCGTGCGGGCGGGCAACGCGGCCGCCGACCAGCTCCAGCTGGACATCTACGGCGAGGCGTCCGACGCCCTGATCGTGCACGGTGACGTCGGCGCGATCCGCGGATGGAAGACGCTGGCAGGTGTCCTGGACTGGCTGGCCGACCACTGGGACCGTCCGGACGAGGGCATCTGGGAGACCCGCGGCGGACGGCAGGACTTCACCTACAGCCGGCTGATGACCTGGGTGGCGTTCGACCGCGGCGTCCACGCGGCCACCGGCTTCTCCCGGCCCGCCGACCTCAGGCGCTGGTCGGAGGCCCGGGACGCCGTCTTCCACCAGATCGTCGAGCGCGGCTGGCACGACAAGCGCCAGGCCTTCGTACAGCACTACGACACCGACGTGCTGGACGCCTCGCTGCTTCTCATGCCCCGCGTCGGCTTCATCTCCCCGACCGACCCCGACTGGCTGAGCACCCTCGACGCCATGGACGACGAACTCGTCAGCGACAGCCTGGTCTACCGCTACGACCCGGCCGCCTCGCCCGACGGCCTGCGCGGCTCGGAGGGCACCTTCAACCTGTGCAGCTTCCTCTACGTGGAGGCGCTCGCCCGCAGCGGCCGGCTCAGCCAGGCCCGCTACGCCTTCGACAAGATGCTGACGTACGCCAACCACGTCGGCCTGTTCGCCGAGGAGATCGGCCCCTCCGGCGAGCAACTCGGCAACTTCCCGCAGGCGTTCACCCACCTCGCGCTGGTCAACGCGGCGATGGCCCTGGACGAGTCGCTGGACAGGACCGGGACACGGGGGACGGGCGACCACCGGCACCCCGCCGCCCACGGCCTGACCCCGCCGGACAGGGGTGACGGAGGAGATTCGGATGGCTGA